One genomic region from Nocardioides plantarum encodes:
- a CDS encoding polymorphic toxin-type HINT domain-containing protein, with amino-acid sequence MDEDRLYGGGRRQVTIKDSENIDRDDDDAFTGETLETQYFNGVGGELVTKTIQTSTIAATTATRSRGSDLDPVKALMVRPSTSTTYTTKAAGGFTTSGTTSKYDAQGRAVEVTSTASSAPTSCIKTTYAENLTTWVRDKARETTTYEDTCPTKATPSPPIRRASRTYYDGSSTLGAVTQGDATRSDAAKSLTGSTPNWVSSTADYDPYGRPLSSTVNNPDASPSTRTTTTTYNPSGRGALRDIQTTLPLSTHSTRTWFDPARGNATKTTDVAGLVTEGEYDALGRLTSVWRPGQTRGTDPATETYTYLVRPDEPIMVTSKTLVDRGNGAALSYQTRVVIYDAFGEIRQAQADAAGGGRVVTDNFTDSHGWSVKSYDHWYTAGAPETKLIGTTPSGIDDWKTTTYDPAGRPTVVTGRKRASTITSTTRTIYGGDRVTTIQPAGGVTTTAIVNGRGNQVWFDQYLTPPTVNGNVVSGGTKQRQRYVYDSIGQQLQQDTAYGVTGKEATWTNTYDLLGRVTSAVSPDSGNTQTEFYDTGEVRTRTDAANRVVAYTYDALGRPLTRRTGSVTGAVLASWDYDTLMVGMPTSSTSVENGSTYTRTVTGYDSRGNALGTTVGLSDSGFKTAYTSSQTFTKTNLLATSTYASTLDGTKGLYPETLTYSYDALGNPTSMYGQNSYVTQADYTPYGEPSRQVLETNNETMTMIWERDAKTRNIISTSFSGSTLAAPQIEATKYSYDAAGNIIKTVNQQGSLTGGPVQTQCFDYDGIRQLVGAWSSTDDCATNPADTDTTSKVGGPQPYWLTFDYDAGGSRTSRVKHTLLSGGTDSSISYTMGAGGRVHALASTKVNGTASTSYTYNADGAMKTRVTSAGTTNFAYGPEGALASVATPGGTSTYVEDAEGEVLLRKDPTSTTLYLPGQEVKAASDGTLAVTKYYSFNGRNVAIREGKSAAKYVIPDIAGSNQVSVDPVNGWAVSRRYLDPFGNTLANSGGAAPGTLPGSRTFLNQPANATTSLVDMGARLYDPSIGRFTSVDPVLSPNDPQAANGYTYASNNPVNFTDASGLMHLATNADGGRHGSSYNSKPPPPSFMDGFIAGAGQGAIELIDSITPSKIVEGLKNLIKHPPNPIAFFKTVVKSVTHFDDFKAIINAWNDHNEFAMGQALGKLLVSVGGDLVSTILGAKAASILKDALKAAPSTPDLPDAPNQVDAPETQRNGCMSFSGSTVVLMADGSRKPINAILVGDIVLAGDPNTGRTGLRKVTHVWVHHDDLFELEIDGQGLLTTEDHPFWSETDQKFEQAQDLELGEVVVGSDSRLLRVTSPIDVSTRMNALAYNLTVDGMHTYFVGTRGVLVHNDGDDEEFNISGDYRGRIDTFPSSGGQAYFEVHVFRKGIEVGIYGSNGWIGKHGHSADMRLNDSVENRLKGVAVDFLRKSGRLGQDESIQGDSWKRPHVGEAC; translated from the coding sequence ATGGACGAGGACCGACTGTATGGCGGTGGGCGCCGCCAGGTCACCATCAAGGACTCCGAGAACATCGACCGCGACGACGACGACGCCTTCACCGGCGAGACACTGGAGACCCAGTACTTCAACGGCGTCGGTGGCGAGCTGGTCACCAAGACCATCCAGACCTCCACGATCGCCGCCACCACCGCAACCCGGAGCCGCGGTTCTGACCTCGACCCGGTCAAGGCCCTGATGGTGCGTCCCTCTACCTCCACGACCTACACCACCAAGGCCGCCGGCGGGTTCACCACGTCCGGCACGACCTCGAAGTACGACGCTCAGGGCCGCGCCGTCGAGGTTACCTCGACAGCCAGTAGCGCCCCGACCAGCTGCATCAAGACGACCTACGCAGAGAACCTCACCACGTGGGTGCGTGACAAGGCCCGCGAGACCACGACCTACGAGGACACGTGCCCGACCAAGGCCACACCCTCACCGCCCATCCGTCGTGCCAGTCGCACCTACTACGACGGATCCAGCACGCTCGGAGCCGTCACCCAGGGCGACGCCACCCGAAGCGACGCGGCGAAGTCGCTCACCGGGTCCACCCCTAACTGGGTCAGCAGCACCGCCGACTACGACCCCTACGGGCGCCCGCTGAGCAGCACCGTGAACAACCCCGATGCGAGTCCCAGCACCCGAACCACCACCACGACCTACAACCCGTCCGGTCGTGGCGCCCTGCGTGACATCCAGACCACCCTGCCGCTGTCCACCCACAGCACCCGGACCTGGTTCGACCCTGCCCGCGGCAACGCGACCAAGACCACCGACGTCGCGGGCCTGGTCACCGAGGGCGAGTACGACGCCCTGGGACGCCTCACCTCGGTGTGGCGCCCCGGTCAGACCAGGGGCACGGACCCCGCCACCGAGACCTACACCTACCTGGTCCGCCCTGACGAGCCGATCATGGTCACCAGCAAGACCCTCGTCGACCGCGGCAACGGCGCCGCCCTCTCCTACCAGACCCGCGTCGTCATCTACGACGCGTTCGGTGAGATCCGTCAGGCTCAGGCCGACGCAGCCGGCGGAGGCCGCGTGGTCACCGACAACTTCACCGACTCCCACGGATGGTCGGTGAAGTCCTACGACCACTGGTACACCGCGGGCGCCCCTGAGACCAAGCTCATCGGCACCACGCCCTCGGGCATCGACGACTGGAAGACCACGACCTACGACCCGGCCGGGCGACCCACCGTCGTGACCGGGCGCAAGCGGGCCAGCACGATCACCTCGACCACTCGCACCATCTACGGCGGCGACCGGGTCACGACCATCCAACCCGCGGGCGGGGTCACCACCACCGCCATCGTCAACGGCCGAGGAAACCAGGTCTGGTTCGACCAGTACCTCACCCCGCCCACCGTCAACGGCAACGTGGTCTCCGGGGGCACCAAGCAGCGTCAGAGGTACGTCTACGACAGCATCGGACAGCAGCTCCAGCAGGACACCGCCTACGGCGTCACCGGCAAGGAGGCGACCTGGACCAACACCTACGACCTGCTCGGTCGAGTGACCTCTGCGGTCAGTCCTGACTCCGGCAACACCCAGACCGAGTTCTACGACACGGGCGAGGTCAGGACCCGCACAGACGCGGCCAACCGCGTCGTGGCCTACACCTACGACGCGCTCGGGCGTCCCCTCACCCGCCGCACCGGATCGGTCACCGGGGCCGTGCTGGCCAGCTGGGACTACGACACCTTGATGGTCGGCATGCCGACCTCCTCGACCAGCGTCGAGAACGGCTCGACCTACACCCGCACCGTCACCGGCTACGACTCACGCGGCAATGCCCTCGGCACCACCGTGGGGCTCTCCGACTCCGGGTTCAAGACCGCCTACACCAGCAGCCAGACCTTCACTAAGACCAACCTGCTGGCGACCTCCACCTACGCCTCGACCCTCGACGGGACCAAGGGCCTCTACCCCGAGACCCTCACCTACAGCTACGACGCCCTGGGCAACCCGACGTCGATGTACGGGCAGAACTCCTACGTCACCCAGGCCGACTACACGCCGTACGGCGAACCCAGCCGTCAGGTCCTCGAGACCAACAACGAGACCATGACGATGATCTGGGAGCGCGATGCCAAGACCCGCAACATCATCTCCACGAGCTTCTCGGGCAGCACCTTGGCGGCACCACAGATCGAGGCGACCAAATACAGCTACGACGCTGCCGGCAACATCATCAAGACGGTCAACCAGCAGGGCAGCCTGACCGGGGGGCCCGTCCAGACGCAGTGCTTCGACTACGACGGCATCCGTCAGCTCGTCGGTGCCTGGTCGTCCACCGACGACTGCGCCACCAACCCCGCCGACACCGACACCACGTCCAAGGTAGGCGGCCCCCAGCCGTACTGGCTGACATTCGACTACGACGCGGGCGGCAGCCGGACCAGCCGGGTCAAGCACACCCTGCTCAGCGGTGGCACCGACTCCAGCATCAGCTACACCATGGGTGCTGGTGGCCGGGTCCATGCCCTGGCCAGCACGAAGGTCAACGGCACCGCGTCCACGTCGTACACCTACAACGCTGACGGCGCCATGAAGACCCGGGTGACCTCGGCTGGGACCACCAACTTCGCCTATGGCCCCGAGGGTGCGCTCGCCAGTGTCGCCACCCCGGGTGGGACGAGCACCTACGTCGAGGACGCCGAGGGTGAGGTCCTGCTCCGCAAGGACCCCACCTCCACCACCCTCTACCTGCCCGGCCAGGAGGTGAAGGCAGCCAGCGACGGCACTCTCGCGGTGACGAAGTACTACTCCTTCAACGGCCGCAACGTCGCGATCCGGGAAGGCAAGTCGGCTGCGAAGTACGTCATCCCCGACATCGCCGGGAGCAACCAGGTCTCCGTCGACCCCGTCAACGGATGGGCCGTCAGCCGGCGCTACCTCGACCCCTTCGGCAACACCCTGGCCAACTCCGGAGGAGCCGCACCCGGCACCCTGCCTGGGTCTCGCACCTTCTTGAACCAACCAGCCAACGCGACCACCTCACTGGTCGACATGGGCGCGCGGCTCTACGACCCCAGCATCGGACGCTTCACCAGCGTCGACCCGGTCCTGAGCCCCAACGACCCACAAGCCGCCAACGGCTACACCTACGCCAGCAACAACCCCGTCAACTTCACCGACGCCAGCGGGCTCATGCACCTGGCGACTAATGCCGACGGCGGCCGACACGGCAGCAGCTACAACAGCAAGCCCCCGCCACCCAGCTTCATGGACGGATTCATCGCCGGAGCCGGCCAAGGTGCCATCGAGCTCATCGACTCCATCACCCCCTCCAAGATCGTCGAGGGCCTCAAGAACCTCATCAAGCACCCCCCGAACCCGATCGCCTTCTTTAAAACGGTCGTAAAGAGCGTCACCCACTTCGACGACTTCAAAGCCATCATCAACGCCTGGAACGACCACAACGAGTTCGCGATGGGCCAAGCCCTCGGCAAGCTCCTCGTCTCCGTCGGCGGCGACCTCGTCTCCACCATCCTCGGAGCCAAAGCCGCCAGCATCCTTAAGGACGCCCTGAAGGCTGCACCATCCACTCCGGACCTACCAGACGCACCCAATCAGGTTGATGCTCCAGAGACGCAAAGGAACGGCTGCATGTCGTTCTCGGGGAGTACGGTGGTATTGATGGCGGACGGGTCGAGGAAGCCGATTAATGCGATTCTAGTCGGTGACATCGTCCTCGCCGGTGATCCGAATACCGGTAGGACGGGATTGCGGAAGGTGACCCATGTCTGGGTCCACCACGACGACCTGTTCGAACTGGAGATCGACGGGCAGGGGCTTCTCACGACCGAGGATCATCCATTTTGGTCCGAAACCGACCAAAAGTTTGAGCAAGCACAGGATCTAGAATTGGGTGAAGTCGTAGTTGGTTCAGACTCGAGGCTGCTGCGGGTGACTAGTCCAATCGACGTCAGCACTCGGATGAACGCATTGGCTTACAATCTGACGGTCGACGGAATGCACACCTATTTCGTCGGAACTCGAGGCGTACTTGTTCACAATGATGGTGATGACGAGGAATTCAACATCTCCGGGGACTATAGGGGCAGGATTGATACGTTCCCTTCTTCTGGCGGGCAGGCATATTTCGAGGTGCATGTCTTCAGAAAGGGAATTGAGGTCGGAATCTATGGAAGCAATGGATGGATTGGCAAGCACGGACACTCGGCCGATATGAGGTTGAACGACTCGGTGGAGAACCGGTTGAAGGGGGTTGCGGTCGACTTCCTTCGGAAGTCGGGTCGACTTGGGCAGGACGAGTCAATCCAGGGCGATTCGTGGAAGCGTCCGCATGTAGGAGAAGCGTGCTAA